A stretch of DNA from Hydrogenophaga sp. SL48:
GGAGCTCAACGTGGCTTGCGCCGAGGGTGAGCCCCACGCGGTGGTGGACCGCCTGATGGCGCTCGCGCGTTTTGACGCCCCCGCCAAAACCTCGACCATCGATGGCGTGCGGGTGGACTGGCCCGATGGCTTCGGTCTGATCCGGGCATCGAACACCACGCCGGTGCTGGTGCTGCGCTTCGAAGGCCACACGGCCGAGGCCCTGCACCGCATCGAAACCGCCATGCTGGCGCTGCTGCGGCAGGCCAAGCCCGACGCCGTGGTGGGCGCGAGCGCGCACTGAGGCGCCGGTTTTGCCCATGAGCATTCCCGTTCCAGAGGAAGCCGATCGCCTGTGCGGCGGCGCCATGGACACCGTCACCGTGGTGGTGGTCACCCACGAGAGCGCGCACTGCCTGCGCGCCCTGGACACCTTGTTGTCCCGTTGCCCCAACGTGATCATTTCCGACAACGGCAGCGGCGACGGCACGTCGGCGATGGCGCGCCAGTTCTGGGCGCACGCGATCGTGCTGGACCATGGCCGCAACCTGGGTTTTGGCGCGGCCAACAACCGGGCCCTCGCGCGCGTCCAGACACCCTTTGCCTTCCTGCTCAACCCCGACTGCGAAATCAGCGTCGAAGGCTTGCGGGGGCTGCTGCAGGCCGCCGAGACTTTTCCGCAGGCCGCCGTGCTCGCGCCGCAACTGGTCAGCCCGTCCGGCAAACCTGAGGTGAACTACCGCTGGCCTCAGAACGTGTGGGCCTCCCGCGGGCCAGCGGCCGAAGGCCCGCTGTGCGTGGGCTTCGTCTGTGGTGCCGCGATGTTGTTTCGCATGGCCGCGTTCCGGGACGTCGGGTTCTTCGACGAGCAGTTTTTCCTGTACTACGAGGACGACGACCTGTGCCTGCGGCTGTTCAGGGCCGGTCAGAACATCGTGGTCGTGCCGTCGGTGCAGGCCGTGCACCACTCGCGCGGCTCGGTGCGGGGGGCGAACCCCTGGCGCCATGAATACGGTCGGGGTTACCACCACGCACAGTCGAAACTGCTGTTTGCGAGCAAGTACCGCTCGCGCGAAGAAGCGATGCGGCTGCGCCGCTGGCTGGTGCTGACGACCACCCTCGGGTTGCCATTGCGGGCCATTGTGTTTTCACCCAAGCTGCTGGCCCGGATGTTCGGACGCTGGCGCGGGCTCATCAACTGGAGGGCGCGTGGCTGAAACCCGAACCCCTTTGCCGACGCTGTGCATCGGCATTCTCACGCTCAACGAGGCGCACCGGATCGCACAGTGCATCCAGAGCGCTTCGTTCGCCGACCAGGTGCTGGTGATCGACAGCGGCAGCAGCGACCGCACCCGCGAGATCGCCGAAGAGCTGGGCGCGCAGGTGCATGCCTACCCCGCTTGGCAAGGGTTTGCCGAACAGCGCAACCGCCTGTTGTCCCACGTGAAGACCGACTACGTGTTCTTTCTCGATGCGGACGAGGTCATTCCCGAGGGGCTGCAGAAAGAGATCCGGGCGGCGGTGGGCACGGGCGACAACGCGGTCTGGAAGATTTACTGGGACCAGGTGGCCTTTGGGCGCACTCTGCACCTGATGGCCAAGACCGAGGGCGGCGTGTGGCGCCTGTTCCGCACCGACCAGCTGCTGCGGTACGAAGGCGTCGTGCACGAGCACGCCGTGTTGCGCGATCCGCTGACGCCGGTCAGGACCTTCCAGACCCGCCTGCTGCACCATTCCCGGGAGACGGTGTATGGCGGCTTGCTCAAGATGGCGCAGTACGCGCAGCTGGGTGCCGTGCGGCGGGTGCAGATGGGGCGTCGCGGGGGTGTGTGGCGTGGGCTCGCGTCGGCCCTGAGCAACTTCATTCGCCTGTATGTGTTCCGCAGGGGTTTTCTCTGTGGCGCCCAGGGGTTCCTGTTTTGCCTGCTGGTGGCGATGGAGTGCTTTTTCCGCTACGTGATCATCAAGTACGACCGGCCGGTGCCCGGTCCAACCATGGTGAAGCGGTGAATGCAAGGTATGGCGTTGCTCGGAAGACCGACCGATGAAGTCGGCACAGAACACAAGGCACAGATGAGTTTCCGTCAATTGACCCGCAGGGCCGCGATCTACAGCCTGGCGCTGATGTTTGGCGCCTTTCCGATCTCGGTGGCGCTGGCCAACAGCCTGATGTTCCTCTCGGTCGTGCTCGGGTTGCTCAGCTTCACTGGTGCGGATGTGCGGGAGTTTGTCGCCCGCTCCTGGAGCAACCCGGTGGTCAGGCCCGCGTTGGCGCTGGTGGCCCTGATCGTGGTCGCTTCGTTCTGGTCGCCGGCCTCGTGGGCGGAGATCGCCGGCTACTACAAGAAATACGCGAAGTTTCTCGCGCTGCCGGTGTTCATCTACCTGCTCGCGCGTCGCGAGGACCGTGTCCACTGCTGGCGAGCTTTTGGCCTGGCCATGTTGTTCACGCTGATTTCCACCTGGCTCAACGTCTGGTTGAAGCTGCCCTGGTCGCGCACCATGAACCAGGGTTTTGGCGTGGACCACACCGTGTTCAAGGACCACATCTCGCAGGGCATCATGATGGCCTTCTTTGTGTGCCTGTGCGCGCACTGGGCCTCCAAGTCGGCGTCGCGCCTGCAGGCCTTGCTCTGCTGGAGCGTGGCCACGCTGGGCGCGATCAGCATCCTGTTTCTGTCGCAAGGGCGGACCGGCTACCTCAGCCTGTTGTTCTCGGCCCTGGTGTTTGCGCTGGTGGCCCTGGGCGGGCGGCTCAAGGCCCTGCTGGGCACGGTCACCGTCACGGCCATGTTGCTGGTGATGGTGTACGCCTTGTCGCCGCAGTTCCAGCAGCGCACCGACCTGGCCCTGAAGGAGGCGCGCACCAGCAGCCTGAAGTCGGTGACCTCGGTCGGCGCGCGGGTGGAGGTCTGGCGTTTCATGGCCAGCAAATCGACCCGGACGACGGTGTTCGGGGAGGGCACGGCCTCGTACCCGGTGCTGGCGCAGTCGTACTTCAAGGACCCGGAGTTCTGTTCGGTGGTGTGTCCGCACCCCCACAACCAGTTCCTGCTGTTCTACTTTGAACTGGGCCTGGCCGGGCTCGCGCTGATGTTCTGGTTCATGTTGTCCATCGTGCGCCAGGCGTTTGAGCACCGTGCGACCCACCGCGCGTTGATGCTGGCCTTCGTGGTGATCATGGTGATCTCGAACATGACCCACAGCTCGTTGTGGCTGTCCACCGAGAGCCACTTCTTCATCATGGTCACCGCGCTGCTGATGGCCTCGGCCAGCCGGGCGGTGCCCAGGCCGCCGCCGGCACCGGCTCCCACACCGGCGTGACACCGCCGCCGCGGCGGCCCGGCTGTCAGGCCGTGCCGGGTCCGTCCAGGCGGTAGCCTTCCAGCAGCACCGCCCAGTGGGCTTCGTCCCACTGGAACCCTGGGCGCCGTGCCTGTTCCTTGCGCAGCGAACGCTGCAGGCGTGCCAGGTTCTGCGCTTTCCAGCTGTCACCCGCACGCCGTTCGCATTTGTCGAAATCGACGATCCAGGCCTGCCCCTGTGCATCGAGCAGCAGGTTGTGGCAGTTCAGGTCGGCGTGGAACACCTGGCGTTCGTGCATGGCGCGGATCGCCGCCCCCAGGGCCTTCCAGGCGTCGCTGGGCAAGGGGGCTTCGGAGAGCCGTTGGGCCACGTTGCGCGTCTGCGGAATCATCGCGACCACGATGTCGGCCTTGTAGCTCCAGCCGGCGCGCTGCTGGCGCGCCGCCACCGGTGCCGGCACCGGCAGGCCCCAGGCGCGCAGGCGCCTGAGCAGCGTGAACTCGGCCATGGCGCGGCTGTCCCGTGGGCTGCGGCCCAGGTAGCGGTCCGGGCTGAGCCGGGCCATCAGGCCACCGCGCCGGTAGTGGCGCAGCACGCCTTCCCCGCTGTCGAGCGCGATGCGGTGTGCCTGGCCGCGACCGCTGCCCGTGGCCAGCGCCGAACCTGCGATCGACGGGGCCTGGAACACGGTCGCATCGCAAATGGCCAGCTGTTGCGGGTCGTGCCACACGGTCTGGGTGCCCGCATCCCGCGCCAGGACCGGCGTCAGGAGCGGGGGACAAATCGGTGCCCAGACCTTGCGCAGCGCCTCCAGGCTGCGCTGGCTGCTGCCTTGCTGGCGCAGCACGAAGTCGCGGGCCAGCTGGCCCTTTCGCTGCAGCAGGGCCTTGTCGCGCATCCACTGTGCGGCGGTGCGCATGAGCAGGCGGGCCGAGTCGACGCGTTCGCCTGCGCCGCTGGTTTCCACGTCCTGGTACAGCTCCTGGAAATGCTGGGTGTGTGGGCCGAAGAGCACGGGCTTGGCGCAGGCCATCGCCTCCAGCGCGTTGTGTCCGCCGATCGGCACCAGGCTGCCACCGATGAAACAGACGCTGGCGTGCAGGTACCACAGCGTCAGCTCGCCCATGGTGTCGGCCAGCAGCACGCTGGTGTTGTCGGCGGGCGTCTCACCACGGCTGCGCCGGACGAAGCTCAAACCACCTTCTTCCAGCTGTTGCGCGACCGCATCGAAGCGCTCGGGGTGGCGCGGCACCAGGATCAGCAGCGCGCCCGGAATCTGGCGCGCCAGTTCGTGCCACGACGTGATCAGCGCACTTTCTTCACCCTCGTGCGTGCTGCCCGCCACCACGATGGCACGGCGCGTGAGCCAGGGCAGCCGGCTGGCGTCATCGGGCGTGTCGCGCTGGTCGAATTTCAGGTTGCCGGTGTGCAGCAGGCGTTCGGGCGGCACGCCCAGGGCCGCGTAGTGCGCCTCGCTGGGTGCGTCGGCCGCGGCCACCACCGCCAGCTGCGACCACACCGGGCGCATCAATGCACGCCAGCGCTCGTAGGACGCGGCCGAGTCCGCCGACAGGCGGGCGTTCACCAGCGCCACGGGGATCAGGCGCTCGCGGCATTGCCTCAGCCACTCGGGCCAGATTTCCCGCTCGATCAGCACCAGCATCGACGGCTGCAGCCGGTCCAGGAAGCGGCCGGCCGTCCCTGGCGTGTCGATGGGGGCGTACACGTGCTGGATGGCGTCACCCCAGTGGTTGTGCAAGGTGCGAGCGCCGTTGGGCGATTGCGTGCTGACGGTGATCGCGTGGTCGGGCCACTCGGCACGCAGGGCCGCGATCAGCGGCCGGGCCGCCTGGACTTCGCCGACGGAGGCCGCGTGGATCCAGAGGCCGCCGGCCGAGGCGGGTGTGGGGTCGATGAAGCCGAGACGTTCACCCATGCGCTCCCGGTAGCCCGCGTCCTTGTGGCCGCGCAGCCAGAGCCAGCCCAGCACCGGCAGCGTCAGGGTGCGCATCAGCACCCGGTAGCCGCGGTGCGCGAGGGCGGCGCGACTCAGCGCCAATGGTCGGCGACCCATTGGGTCGGCATGACACGCCGGTACCACTTGCCGCTCACGCCGGCGATCGCGTCGGGCGGGTTGGGCTTGCCGTGGAAGGCGATGATGCGCGCTCCTTCGGGGATCGTGGGCGGCTTGAACCACCCCATGAGTCCGCGCTGGAGGCAGTGGCGCTTGAAGCTGCGGCACCACGCGTCGGGCCAGTAGCTGAGCTTGCCCTGGCGCGCGAGGTACAGGGTGATGAACTCCTGTTCGTTGCGCACGGTGCTGATCGATGCCGGGTAGTCGTTTTTCAGGTGGTCCAGCGCGTCGGTGTGGGCGCCGATGGTGTAGACGTAGCACGAGGTGTTGCCCGTGCCGTCCTTCTTGTCCCACTCCTTGATCACGACGAACTCGCCAGGCTGTTCAAAGAAGGGGTCCAGGCTGTCCACGATCACGATGTCCAGATCAAGGAACAGCGTGCGGCCTTCCAAGTCGTACAGCGGATTGGCGAAGCTGGTGAGCTTGAGCCAGCCGTGGCCGAAGGTCCAGGGCTTGCGCTGGTCGAATTCGTCGAATCCGACCATGGGAATGGGCTTGACCTCAATCGCCGGGTCGATGCCCACGGCGTCGTCGGTCAGGCAGACAAACCGGAACGGCCGGTGCAGGTGACGGCGGACCATGCTGTGCAGCTTGTTGACGTACTCAGGGCCATACTTTTTGCCCCATTTGATGCACAGCACATTGACCGCTTGCATGAATCACCTTTGTCTGTTGCCCTCTGTGGTCGGACGACATGTCCGCCGCAGTGCACCCGGCAGTTTATCCCAGCACACATCCGGCCCAGCCCGTCCAACCCCTCTCCGGAGCACGTGCCTTTGCCAGCGCACGCCGAAGATCCGGCTTTGCCGGTCCAAGGGCGTGGTCCCCCTGGGGGGGAAGCCGCGCAGCGGCGCAGGGGGGTTACTTGAACAACGCGTTGACAGGCTGCAGGTCTTCGGCCTTCAGCACGCCGCCCGCCTGCTTCAGCCGCAGCTGGCCCACCAGCACGTTGTAGCGCGCCACGGCGAGGTCGCGCTTGGTCTGGAACAGCTGGCTCTGGGCGTTGAGCACGTCGATGTTGATGCGCACACCGACCTGGTAACCCAGCTTGTTGGCGTCGAGCGCGCTCTGGCTGGAGGCTTCGGCCGCTTCGAGCGCCTTGACCTGGCCCATGCCGGAGAGCACACCGAAGTAGGCGCTGCGGGTGGCCTGGCTGATGGTGCGCAGCGCGGTTTCCCGGTCGGCGCGCGATTTTTCCACGAGGGCCAGCGCCTCTTTCACCCGGTTCTGGATCGCGCCGCCCGCGTACAGCGGCAGGTTGAACTGCAGGCCCACGCTGGCGGTGTTGCTGCGCACGTTGCCGGCGGTGGGGAAACTGGAGCTCGGTCCGCGGGCGACCTGGTACTGCCCC
This window harbors:
- a CDS encoding O-antigen ligase family protein, whose protein sequence is MSFRQLTRRAAIYSLALMFGAFPISVALANSLMFLSVVLGLLSFTGADVREFVARSWSNPVVRPALALVALIVVASFWSPASWAEIAGYYKKYAKFLALPVFIYLLARREDRVHCWRAFGLAMLFTLISTWLNVWLKLPWSRTMNQGFGVDHTVFKDHISQGIMMAFFVCLCAHWASKSASRLQALLCWSVATLGAISILFLSQGRTGYLSLLFSALVFALVALGGRLKALLGTVTVTAMLLVMVYALSPQFQQRTDLALKEARTSSLKSVTSVGARVEVWRFMASKSTRTTVFGEGTASYPVLAQSYFKDPEFCSVVCPHPHNQFLLFYFELGLAGLALMFWFMLSIVRQAFEHRATHRALMLAFVVIMVISNMTHSSLWLSTESHFFIMVTALLMASASRAVPRPPPAPAPTPA
- a CDS encoding glycosyltransferase family 2 protein, encoding MSIPVPEEADRLCGGAMDTVTVVVVTHESAHCLRALDTLLSRCPNVIISDNGSGDGTSAMARQFWAHAIVLDHGRNLGFGAANNRALARVQTPFAFLLNPDCEISVEGLRGLLQAAETFPQAAVLAPQLVSPSGKPEVNYRWPQNVWASRGPAAEGPLCVGFVCGAAMLFRMAAFRDVGFFDEQFFLYYEDDDLCLRLFRAGQNIVVVPSVQAVHHSRGSVRGANPWRHEYGRGYHHAQSKLLFASKYRSREEAMRLRRWLVLTTTLGLPLRAIVFSPKLLARMFGRWRGLINWRARG
- a CDS encoding glycosyltransferase, which codes for MQAVNVLCIKWGKKYGPEYVNKLHSMVRRHLHRPFRFVCLTDDAVGIDPAIEVKPIPMVGFDEFDQRKPWTFGHGWLKLTSFANPLYDLEGRTLFLDLDIVIVDSLDPFFEQPGEFVVIKEWDKKDGTGNTSCYVYTIGAHTDALDHLKNDYPASISTVRNEQEFITLYLARQGKLSYWPDAWCRSFKRHCLQRGLMGWFKPPTIPEGARIIAFHGKPNPPDAIAGVSGKWYRRVMPTQWVADHWR
- a CDS encoding 3-deoxy-D-manno-octulosonic acid kinase — encoded protein: MGRRPLALSRAALAHRGYRVLMRTLTLPVLGWLWLRGHKDAGYRERMGERLGFIDPTPASAGGLWIHAASVGEVQAARPLIAALRAEWPDHAITVSTQSPNGARTLHNHWGDAIQHVYAPIDTPGTAGRFLDRLQPSMLVLIEREIWPEWLRQCRERLIPVALVNARLSADSAASYERWRALMRPVWSQLAVVAAADAPSEAHYAALGVPPERLLHTGNLKFDQRDTPDDASRLPWLTRRAIVVAGSTHEGEESALITSWHELARQIPGALLILVPRHPERFDAVAQQLEEGGLSFVRRSRGETPADNTSVLLADTMGELTLWYLHASVCFIGGSLVPIGGHNALEAMACAKPVLFGPHTQHFQELYQDVETSGAGERVDSARLLMRTAAQWMRDKALLQRKGQLARDFVLRQQGSSQRSLEALRKVWAPICPPLLTPVLARDAGTQTVWHDPQQLAICDATVFQAPSIAGSALATGSGRGQAHRIALDSGEGVLRHYRRGGLMARLSPDRYLGRSPRDSRAMAEFTLLRRLRAWGLPVPAPVAARQQRAGWSYKADIVVAMIPQTRNVAQRLSEAPLPSDAWKALGAAIRAMHERQVFHADLNCHNLLLDAQGQAWIVDFDKCERRAGDSWKAQNLARLQRSLRKEQARRPGFQWDEAHWAVLLEGYRLDGPGTA
- a CDS encoding glycosyltransferase family 2 protein, which codes for MAETRTPLPTLCIGILTLNEAHRIAQCIQSASFADQVLVIDSGSSDRTREIAEELGAQVHAYPAWQGFAEQRNRLLSHVKTDYVFFLDADEVIPEGLQKEIRAAVGTGDNAVWKIYWDQVAFGRTLHLMAKTEGGVWRLFRTDQLLRYEGVVHEHAVLRDPLTPVRTFQTRLLHHSRETVYGGLLKMAQYAQLGAVRRVQMGRRGGVWRGLASALSNFIRLYVFRRGFLCGAQGFLFCLLVAMECFFRYVIIKYDRPVPGPTMVKR